From the Lysobacter sp. FW306-1B-D06B genome, one window contains:
- a CDS encoding histone deacetylase family protein, producing the protein MRIYTHPACTRHDPGPGHAERPLRLVAVTEALRETFASLEWEEAPRASRGQLLRVHDDALLALVLDTPVEGPMALDPDTVLAPGSAEAALRAAGAGIAAVDAVMHGEIRRAFCAVRPPGHHATPSAAMGFCLFNNIAVAAAHACDKHGLSRVAVVDFDVHHGNGTQAIFDTDPRVMYLSSHQMPLYPDTGYANERGVGNIVNVPLPPGCGSEGFHRVWREQLLPALDSFRPQLLFISAGFDAHKRDPLAQVELETEDYGWITRELVAIARRHGNGRVVSMLEGGYDLAALREASVAHVGALLEGLD; encoded by the coding sequence ATGCGCATCTACACCCACCCCGCCTGCACGCGCCACGACCCGGGCCCCGGGCACGCGGAGCGTCCCTTGCGCCTGGTGGCGGTGACCGAGGCGCTGCGCGAAACATTCGCATCCCTGGAATGGGAAGAAGCCCCGCGCGCCAGTCGCGGGCAGCTGCTGCGCGTGCACGACGACGCGTTGCTCGCGCTGGTCCTGGACACGCCGGTCGAAGGTCCGATGGCGCTGGATCCCGATACCGTGCTCGCTCCCGGTTCCGCCGAAGCCGCGCTGCGCGCAGCCGGCGCCGGCATCGCGGCGGTGGATGCGGTGATGCACGGCGAGATCCGCCGCGCCTTCTGCGCGGTACGGCCGCCGGGTCACCACGCCACGCCGTCGGCGGCGATGGGCTTTTGCCTGTTCAACAACATCGCCGTGGCCGCCGCGCATGCCTGCGACAAGCACGGACTGTCGCGCGTGGCCGTGGTGGATTTCGATGTCCATCACGGCAACGGCACGCAGGCGATCTTCGACACCGACCCGCGCGTGATGTACCTGAGCTCGCACCAGATGCCGCTGTATCCCGACACCGGGTACGCGAACGAGCGTGGCGTGGGCAACATCGTCAACGTACCGTTGCCGCCGGGATGCGGCAGCGAGGGGTTCCATCGCGTCTGGCGCGAACAGCTGCTGCCGGCGCTGGACTCCTTCCGCCCGCAGCTGCTCTTCATTTCCGCCGGCTTCGACGCGCACAAGCGCGACCCGCTCGCGCAGGTGGAGCTGGAAACCGAAGACTACGGCTGGATCACGCGCGAACTGGTGGCCATCGCGCGTCGCCATGGCAACGGGCGCGTCGTGTCGATGCTCGAAGGCGGGTATGACCTGGCGGCGTTGCGCGAAGCCAGCGTCGCCCATGTGGGCGCACTGCTGGAAGGGCTCGACTGA
- a CDS encoding cob(I)yrinic acid a,c-diamide adenosyltransferase, with protein MGNRLSKIYTRTGDDGTTGLGDGSRVAKDSARVAAYGTVDEANSCIGLVLAADVPDDIRRLLTTVQHQLFDLGGELCIPGHAAIFDADIERLEQQLDAFNEPLPPLKDFILPGGGEAAARCHIARTVVRRAEREAVSLARVEDVRPEAVRYLNRLSDLLFVLARVLARASGHGEVLWNHERRKG; from the coding sequence ATGGGCAACCGCCTTTCGAAGATCTACACCCGCACCGGCGACGACGGCACGACGGGGCTTGGCGACGGCAGCCGCGTCGCCAAGGACTCGGCCCGCGTCGCCGCCTACGGCACCGTGGACGAGGCCAATTCCTGCATCGGCCTGGTGCTGGCCGCCGATGTGCCCGATGACATCCGCCGCCTGCTCACCACGGTGCAGCACCAGTTGTTCGACCTGGGCGGCGAGTTGTGCATCCCGGGGCATGCGGCGATTTTCGACGCGGACATCGAGCGGCTGGAACAGCAGCTCGACGCATTCAACGAACCGCTGCCGCCGCTGAAGGATTTCATCCTGCCCGGCGGCGGTGAAGCGGCGGCACGCTGCCACATCGCGCGGACGGTCGTACGCCGCGCCGAACGCGAGGCGGTGTCGCTCGCGCGCGTTGAGGACGTGCGTCCGGAAGCGGTGCGCTACCTCAATCGCTTGTCCGACCTGCTGTTTGTGCTGGCGCGCGTCCTCGCGCGTGCCAGCGGCCACGGCGAAGTGCTGTGGAACCACGAGCGGCGCAAAGGCTGA
- a CDS encoding DUF6580 family putative transport protein, whose translation MNRPVSTSPATPASSSLFAPGPLVLIGMIVIAALSRLLPHPPNFSPVEAVALFGGAYFASRALAIAIPLVAMLLSDVILGLTLGGTYFEHFTSSTYLVTWLSVYVCIALSAALGFGLRGRVSGARVLGYSLMGSVLFFVVTNFAVWATATPVNAHPACMTGLMPCYAAALPFFQWTVLGTLFYAAILFGGFALLRQRVPALRAQTV comes from the coding sequence ATGAACCGTCCAGTTTCGACCTCGCCCGCTACGCCCGCCTCCAGCTCCCTGTTCGCCCCCGGCCCGCTGGTGCTGATCGGCATGATCGTCATCGCCGCGCTCTCGCGCCTGCTGCCGCATCCGCCGAACTTCTCGCCGGTCGAGGCGGTCGCGCTGTTCGGCGGCGCCTACTTCGCCTCGCGCGCGTTGGCCATCGCGATCCCGCTGGTGGCGATGCTGCTGTCGGACGTGATCCTGGGCCTGACCCTGGGCGGTACGTACTTCGAACACTTCACCAGCTCCACCTACCTGGTGACCTGGCTGTCGGTTTACGTCTGCATCGCCCTGTCGGCGGCGCTGGGCTTCGGCCTGCGCGGTCGCGTGAGCGGCGCGCGCGTGCTGGGCTATTCGCTGATGGGCTCGGTGCTGTTCTTCGTGGTGACCAATTTCGCCGTGTGGGCGACGGCCACGCCGGTCAACGCGCATCCGGCCTGCATGACCGGCCTGATGCCGTGCTACGCCGCGGCGCTGCCGTTCTTCCAGTGGACCGTGCTGGGCACGCTGTTCTACGCCGCGATCCTGTTCGGCGGCTTCGCCCTGCTGCGTCAGCGCGTGCCGGCACTGCGCGCGCAGACGGTGTAA
- the ubiH gene encoding 2-octaprenyl-6-methoxyphenyl hydroxylase: protein MPVAAPSTPPSGAPGDTPSRDTVHDVVIVGGGLVGASLAIALERLGLDVGLVEATPPGTLPAVFDERNLSFAEATVNALTALGVMQKLRAPAGAIQRIHISRRGDFGRGLLDAARYGRSEFGRVVVARDFGEALEARLAEATTLTRYRPVRFLGLADVSDESRAIRVADADGERLLHTRLLVAADGTRSAVRETLGIGVDEHDYLQTLFVARVRGSRPPDGTAYERLGNDGPTALLPRGDRHYGLIHAVAREDADAVAALDEAGFLARAQEAFGWRAGRFLSCGPRSAHAAIRVVAHRTVAPRAVLIGNAAQTIHPIGAQGFNLGLRDALTLAELIADMRALDASGDCGHAALLDAYTARRREDRERTVGFSDGLARLTANAAPLLRPLRSLGLFAVDRIASAQSYLVGGAMGYRGDVPALCRENRA from the coding sequence ATGCCTGTAGCGGCCCCCTCAACTCCGCCCTCCGGCGCGCCCGGAGACACCCCCTCGCGCGACACCGTCCACGACGTTGTGATCGTCGGCGGCGGCCTGGTCGGCGCCAGCCTGGCGATCGCGTTGGAGCGCCTGGGACTCGACGTCGGCCTGGTCGAGGCCACGCCGCCCGGCACGCTGCCGGCGGTGTTCGACGAGCGCAACCTCAGCTTCGCCGAGGCCACCGTCAACGCGCTCACCGCGCTCGGCGTCATGCAGAAGCTGCGTGCGCCGGCCGGTGCGATCCAGCGCATCCACATCAGCCGCCGAGGCGATTTCGGCCGCGGCCTGCTCGACGCCGCGCGTTACGGCCGCAGCGAGTTCGGTCGCGTGGTGGTCGCACGTGATTTCGGCGAAGCGCTGGAAGCCCGGCTCGCGGAAGCGACGACGCTCACACGCTATCGGCCGGTGCGCTTCCTCGGCCTGGCGGACGTATCGGACGAATCGCGCGCGATCCGCGTGGCCGATGCCGACGGCGAACGTTTGCTGCACACGCGCCTGCTCGTCGCCGCCGACGGCACGCGCAGCGCCGTGCGCGAAACGCTGGGCATCGGCGTGGACGAGCACGATTACCTGCAGACGCTGTTCGTCGCGCGCGTGCGCGGCTCGCGACCGCCCGACGGCACCGCCTACGAACGCCTCGGCAACGACGGCCCGACCGCGCTGCTGCCGCGCGGCGACCGCCACTACGGCCTGATCCATGCCGTCGCGCGCGAAGACGCCGACGCCGTGGCCGCGCTGGACGAAGCCGGCTTCCTTGCGCGTGCGCAGGAGGCCTTCGGCTGGCGCGCCGGACGGTTCCTGTCGTGCGGACCGCGCAGCGCGCACGCAGCGATCCGCGTCGTCGCGCATCGCACCGTCGCACCGCGTGCGGTGCTCATCGGCAACGCCGCGCAGACGATTCACCCGATCGGCGCGCAGGGTTTCAACCTCGGCCTGCGCGATGCGCTCACGCTGGCCGAACTCATCGCCGACATGCGCGCGCTGGATGCAAGCGGCGATTGCGGCCATGCCGCGCTGCTCGACGCCTACACCGCGCGCCGCCGCGAAGATCGCGAACGCACGGTGGGATTCTCCGACGGCCTCGCCCGCCTGACCGCGAACGCCGCGCCGCTGCTGCGGCCGCTGCGCAGCCTGGGCTTGTTCGCGGTGGATCGCATCGCCTCGGCGCAGTCCTATCTGGTCGGCGGTGCGATGGGTTATCGCGGCGACGTGCCCGCGTTGTGCCGGGAGAACCGCGCATGA
- a CDS encoding FAD-dependent oxidoreductase: MSRRGSGLDVVVVGAGVVGAAAALAFARDGLRVALVESRQPPAWQPLPPDAERIDLRVYAFAPDNAALLDDLGVWREIASARLQPYRAMRVWDAAGGGELVFDADAFGRRELGWIVEHALLVDRLWAALPAAGVQLHCPDSVVALEQDDSGATVVLESGLSLRARIVVAADGAESKLRSLAGIQAPRRDYGQRGLVAFVESELPHQATCWQRFLPTGPLAFLPFGEPNLSSIVWTLPDVEAQRLLEIDDTTFLRELQSAFAGTLGALTRVSRRAAFPLRLQLAQSLVAGRLVVVGDAAHAVHPLAGQGVNLGLRDVATLRRTLADAQRAGRDPAARLSRWARQQRSENAMSAYAFDGINRLFSNDSVAATLLRGPLLGLAGKLPPLTHAFWRHAAGQ; this comes from the coding sequence ATGAGCCGGCGGGGAAGCGGACTGGACGTGGTGGTGGTCGGCGCCGGCGTGGTCGGCGCGGCGGCCGCGCTCGCGTTCGCGCGTGACGGTTTGCGCGTGGCGCTGGTCGAATCCCGCCAGCCGCCGGCCTGGCAGCCGCTGCCGCCCGACGCCGAACGCATCGACCTGCGTGTGTATGCCTTCGCGCCCGACAACGCGGCGCTGCTCGACGACCTGGGCGTGTGGCGCGAGATCGCATCCGCACGGCTGCAACCGTACCGCGCGATGCGGGTGTGGGACGCGGCCGGTGGCGGTGAACTCGTCTTCGATGCCGACGCCTTCGGCCGTCGCGAGCTGGGCTGGATCGTCGAACACGCGCTGCTCGTCGATCGCCTGTGGGCCGCCTTGCCGGCAGCGGGCGTGCAGTTGCACTGCCCGGACAGCGTCGTCGCGCTCGAGCAGGACGACAGCGGTGCGACCGTCGTGCTCGAAAGTGGGCTCTCGCTGCGTGCGCGGATCGTGGTCGCCGCCGACGGCGCCGAATCGAAGCTTCGTTCGCTTGCCGGTATCCAGGCGCCGCGCCGCGATTACGGCCAGCGCGGGCTGGTTGCGTTCGTCGAAAGCGAGCTGCCGCACCAGGCCACCTGCTGGCAGCGTTTCCTGCCGACGGGGCCGCTGGCGTTCCTGCCGTTCGGCGAGCCCAATCTCAGCTCGATCGTGTGGACGCTGCCCGACGTCGAGGCGCAGCGTTTGCTGGAGATCGACGACACGACGTTCCTGCGCGAACTCCAGTCCGCGTTCGCTGGCACGCTGGGAGCACTGACGCGCGTGTCCCGCCGCGCCGCATTCCCGTTGCGTTTGCAGTTGGCGCAGTCGCTCGTCGCCGGACGCCTTGTCGTGGTCGGCGACGCCGCGCATGCGGTGCATCCGCTGGCGGGGCAGGGTGTGAACCTGGGATTGCGCGACGTGGCGACGCTGCGGCGCACGCTGGCCGATGCGCAGCGAGCCGGGCGCGATCCGGCCGCGCGCCTGTCACGCTGGGCGCGGCAGCAGCGCAGCGAGAATGCGATGTCGGCGTATGCCTTCGACGGCATCAACCGTCTGTTCTCCAACGATTCGGTCGCGGCCACGCTGCTGCGCGGGCCGCTG